In Triticum aestivum cultivar Chinese Spring chromosome 5B, IWGSC CS RefSeq v2.1, whole genome shotgun sequence, the following proteins share a genomic window:
- the LOC123116035 gene encoding putative glycine-rich cell wall structural protein 1, producing MVKQKIVLKLALDDERKRRKAFKAAVGMSGVTSATMEGDKIIIVGDGVDPITLTTMLRRSLGYAELLSVSSGDDKKKDGYGAAYGYGGSEKKDGYGAAYGYGGSEKKDGYGAAYGYGGGEKKKDGYGYGGADSSGSGMSFGGKEGGGSKGGGGGGGYSQNAVAPVMYPAYQQYNAMASYPVYSSYPAPPAYQHQEQDPGCSIM from the exons ATGGTTAAG CAAAAGATTGTCCTCAAGTTGGCTCTGGATGatgagaggaagaggaggaaggccTTCAAGGCTGCCGTTGGCATGTCAGGCGTGACATCCGCGACGATGGAGGGGGACAAGATCATCATCGTCGGGGACGGCGTCGACCCGATCACGCTGACCACGATGCTCCGGCGCAGCCTGGGCTACGCAGAGCTCCTCAGCGTGTCCTCCGGTGACGACAAGAAGAAGGACGGCTACGGCGCCGCCTACGGGTACGGCGGCAGCGAGAAGAAGGACGGCTACGGCGCCGCCTACGGGTACGGCGGCAGCGAGAAGAAGGACGGCTACGGCGCAGCCTATGGGTACGGCGGCGGCGAGAAGAAGAAGGACGGCTACGGGTACGGCGGCGCCGACAGCAGCGGGAGCGGCATGAGCTTCGGCGGCAAGGAGGGTGGCGGCTCCaaaggtggcggaggcggcggcggatacTCTCAGAACGCGGTTGCGCCGGTCATGTACCCCGCGTATCAGCAGTACAACGCCATGGCGTCCTACCCGGTTTACTCGTCCTACCCTGCTCCTCCTGCTTATCAGCATCAAGAACAGGATCCCGGCTGCAGCATTATGTAG